One window of the Populus nigra chromosome 4, ddPopNigr1.1, whole genome shotgun sequence genome contains the following:
- the LOC133691924 gene encoding oxygen-evolving enhancer protein 2, chloroplastic-like, which yields MASTACFLHHHALTTPTRSTSSSQRQVVNLKPAQLVCRAQKQAVQEEDDGVVSRRLALTVLIGAAALGSKVAPADAAYGESANIFGKPKSNTDFLPYNGDGFKLSIPAKWNPSKEREFPGQVLRYEDNFDATSNLSVMVTPTDTKSIADYGSPEEFLSKVDYLLGKQSSLFATSSEGGFDTNTVATANILETSTPVIDGKQYYFLSVLTRTADGDEGGKHQLITATVKDGKLYICKAQAGDKRWFKGARKFVESAASSFSVA from the exons ATGGCCTCCACTGCATGCTTCTTGCACCACCATGCACTAACCACTCCTACCAGATCAACCTCATCATCACAGCGCCAAGTGGTTAACCTCAAGCCCGCCCAGCTGGTTTGCAGGGCACAGAAGCAGGCAGTACAGGAAGAGGATGACGGTGTTGTGTCTCGTAGATTGGCACTCACTGTGCTCATTGGTGCTGCTGCCCTTGGCTCAAAGGTTGCTCCCGCTGATGCTGCCTATGGTGAATCTG CCAATATTTTCGGGAAGCCAAAGTCAAACACAGACTTCTTGCCCTACAATGGAGATGGATTCAAGTTGTCAATTCCAGCAAAATGGAATCCAAGCAAAGAGAGAGAGTTCCCTGGTCAGGTTCTGAGATATGAGGACAATTTTGATGCCACCAGCAACCTTTCTGTCATGGTCACCCCAACTGACACGAAATCCATCGCCGACTACGGTTCCCCTGAGGAATTCCTCTCGAAG GTGGATTACTTGCTTGGAAAACAATCCTCCTTGTTTGCGACTTCATCTGAG GGTGGTTTCGACACCAATACCGTAGCAACGGCTAACATATTGGAGACCTCAACTCCGGTGATCGATGGGAAACAATACTACTTCTTATCAGTGCTGACAAGGACTGCTGATGGAGATGAAGGTGGCAAGCACCAACTTATCACAGCCACTGTGAAAGATGGTAAGCTTTACATTTGCAAGGCACAAGCTGGAGACAAGAGATGGTTCAAGGGAGCAAGAAAGTTCGTGGAGAGCGCTGCAAGTTCTTTCAGTGTTGCTTAA